GCGGCGGTGACGAAGCGCGGCTCGACACCGGTGGAGCGGACCGCCGTGGGGGACTCGGAGCCCGGCATGGCCAGCGCCAGCACCTTCGCCGCCAGTTCGGCGATCTCGGCCGGGTTGCGGTAGTTGACGGTGAGCGTGAAGCGGCGGCGCGGGCGGGTGCCCAGGGCCTCGTCGCGGGCCTCGGCCGCCTCGTCGGGGTCGGACCAGGAGGACTGGGCGGGGTCGCCCACGACCGTCCAGGTCGCGTGGCGGCCGCGGCGGCCCACCATCCGCCACTGCATCGGCGTCAGGTCCTGCGCCTCGTCGACGATGACGTGCGCGTACTCGGTGCGCTCCTGCGCCAGCCGCTCGGCCCGCTCCCGCTGGCTCTCCTCGCGTACGGGCATCAGCTCCTCCAGGCCCGTGAGCTGGTCCAGCGGGTCGAGGTCGCGTTTCTTCCTGGGGCGGGCCGGGAGGCCGAGGATCGCCTGGAGTTCGTCGAGCACGGCGACGTCGTGGACGGACAGGCCGTCCCGCTTCAGGGAGCGGGCGACGCGGCGGACCTCGCCCGGGTTGAGGATGCGGCGGGCCCAGCGGCCGAGGCGGCGCTCGTCGGCCATCGCGGCCAGGACACCGCGCGGGGTCAGCTCGGGCCACCAGGCGTCGAGGAAGGCGATGAACTCGTCCTCGCTCGTGATGTCCTCGTCGAAGGAGGACCGCAGTTCGGCGGCCAGCTCCGGGTCGGTGTGGCGGCCCGCCGCGCCCGATCTGTCCCAGAGGGCGTCCAGCAGCAGCTTGCGCGCGCGGGGGCGCAGCAGGTTGACCGGGGCGGTGCCGCTGAGCGCGTTGCGGCGGACGCGGTCCAGGTCGGGGGCCTCCAGTTCGATGCGTCGGCCGAAGGCGACGACCCGGAGGCGGGTGGGCGCGTCGCTCGACTCCAGGGCGCCCCGGGCGGCCTTCCGCAGCACCTTGAGCATGCGGTACGAGCCCTTGGCGCGGGCCACGGCCGGGGAGTCGTACAGCGTGGCCTCGGCGCCGTCGACGAGGGAGCCGATCGCGCGGATGGCGACCTGGCCCTCCTCGCCGAGGGAGGGCAGGACGCCCTCGGTGTAGGCGACGAGCAGCGGGGTCGGGGAGACGATCAGGATGCCGCCGGCGTACCGGCGGCGGTCCTGGTAGAGGAGGTAGGCGGCGCGGTGCAGGGCGACGGCCGTCTTGCCGGTGCCGGGGCCGCCCTCGACGTACGTGACGGAGGCGGCGGGCGCGCGGATCACCAGGTCCTGTTCGGCCTGGATGGAGGCGACGATGTCGCGCATGGTGTGGCTGCGGGCCTGGCCGAGGGCGGCCATGAGGGCGCCGTCGCCGATGACGGCCAGCTCGTGGCCGTCGAGGGAGGCCTTCAGCTCGGGGCGCATCAGGTCGTCCTCGACGCCGAGCACCTTGCGGCCCTTGGAGCGGATGACCCGGCGGCGGACGACCCGGCCGGGGTCGACCGGGGTCGAGCGGTAGAAGGGGGCGGCCGCCGGGGCCCGCCAGTCGATGACCAGCGGCGCGTACTCGGAGTCCAGAACGCCGATGCGGCCGATGTGGAGGGTCTCGGCGATGTCGGCGGTCCCGTCGGGGCGGACCGCGCCCTCGGCCGGTTCGACGGCGGTGTACGCGCCGTCCGGGCCCTTCTTCCCGTCCTTGCCGAGCAGCAGGTCGATCCGGCCGAAGAGGAAGTCCTCGAACTCGTTGTTCAGCCGGTTCAGGTGGATGCCCGCCCGGAAGACCTGGGCGTCCCGCTCGGCGAGTGCGCCGGGAGTGCCCACCTGACCGCGCTTGGCCGCGTCGTTCATCAGGAACTCGGCCTCGTGGATCTTCTCCTCGAGGCGCCGGTAGACCCGGTCCAGATGTTCCTGTTCGACGCCGATCTCCTTCTCACGCACCGAGTCGTGAGCGGAGTCGAGCGTTTCCTGCTGGACGGCCACCCGGGCCCCCTTCTGACGTGCTGGGCAGCCGTCCACCGTACGCGAAAAGGACCCCGTCAGGCTATGTGCCCGACCGGGGTCCGTCCGCTGCTTGCCGCGAGGAGTGGCGTTTCGCCTCGACGGGCTACGCCTTGACCGAGACGAGCTTCTTGCCGCTGAAGGTCAGGACCTCGAAGTGGTCGATCTCGTCGGGGGTGAAGGCCGCGCCGCCGTGGACGTAGAGCGGGTCGCGGGCCTGCTGGGTCTCGGCGTTCTTGATGCCGTAGCCCCACTTCGGGACCGACCAGGAGGTGACCGTCTCACGCTCGCCGTTCTTGCCGACGGCGATGAGCGAGCACTTCTCCGGACCCTTGACGTTCTTCAGCTCCAGGACCGCGTGGGTGCCCCAGGCCTTGGACTCCATGCCGACCGTGGCGGTGACCTGGGTGGACGCGTCGGTGGACGAGACCTTGTCCTTGGCGGCCATGTGCATGAAGGAATCCTTGGCCGGGCTGGCGACCACGGTCCGGTTCTGCGGTTCGTCGTCCCCGCCGCCCGTCGTCGCGAACACCGCCGTCGGGCCGCCGACGATCAGGGCGACACCGGCCGCGAGCATGAAGAAGTTCCGTCGGCTCTTCTTCGCGCGGTGCTGGACGACCTCGCCGACCAGTCGGTCCGCGAGTCCGGTGGACGGTTTCGCCGACAGGGACTCGCCGATCGCCGGCGTGCCCTGGGCGGCGGGCAGGTCCGCGAGCGCGGCCAGCATCGGTTCCATACCGGCCAGCTCGTCGAG
This genomic stretch from Streptomyces deccanensis harbors:
- a CDS encoding HelD family protein → MAVQQETLDSAHDSVREKEIGVEQEHLDRVYRRLEEKIHEAEFLMNDAAKRGQVGTPGALAERDAQVFRAGIHLNRLNNEFEDFLFGRIDLLLGKDGKKGPDGAYTAVEPAEGAVRPDGTADIAETLHIGRIGVLDSEYAPLVIDWRAPAAAPFYRSTPVDPGRVVRRRVIRSKGRKVLGVEDDLMRPELKASLDGHELAVIGDGALMAALGQARSHTMRDIVASIQAEQDLVIRAPAASVTYVEGGPGTGKTAVALHRAAYLLYQDRRRYAGGILIVSPTPLLVAYTEGVLPSLGEEGQVAIRAIGSLVDGAEATLYDSPAVARAKGSYRMLKVLRKAARGALESSDAPTRLRVVAFGRRIELEAPDLDRVRRNALSGTAPVNLLRPRARKLLLDALWDRSGAAGRHTDPELAAELRSSFDEDITSEDEFIAFLDAWWPELTPRGVLAAMADERRLGRWARRILNPGEVRRVARSLKRDGLSVHDVAVLDELQAILGLPARPRKKRDLDPLDQLTGLEELMPVREESQRERAERLAQERTEYAHVIVDEAQDLTPMQWRMVGRRGRHATWTVVGDPAQSSWSDPDEAAEARDEALGTRPRRRFTLTVNYRNPAEIAELAAKVLALAMPGSESPTAVRSTGVEPRFVTAARDTLARTVRAEAARLLDLVDGTVGVVVAMNRREEAARWLAGLGDRVVALGSLEAKGLEYDATVVVSPAEIADESPAGLRVLYVALTRATQQLTVVSADRDDPDANGVPDLLRD
- a CDS encoding anti-sigma factor family protein gives rise to the protein MPGSVQGAQGSGDNIHETVGAYALGILDDAEATQFEMHLATCEWCGQQLDELAGMEPMLAALADLPAAQGTPAIGESLSAKPSTGLADRLVGEVVQHRAKKSRRNFFMLAAGVALIVGGPTAVFATTGGGDDEPQNRTVVASPAKDSFMHMAAKDKVSSTDASTQVTATVGMESKAWGTHAVLELKNVKGPEKCSLIAVGKNGERETVTSWSVPKWGYGIKNAETQQARDPLYVHGGAAFTPDEIDHFEVLTFSGKKLVSVKA